Proteins encoded together in one Lathyrus oleraceus cultivar Zhongwan6 chromosome 5, CAAS_Psat_ZW6_1.0, whole genome shotgun sequence window:
- the LOC127080343 gene encoding uncharacterized protein LOC127080343 yields MDRETKGGQVASLGLDLRLSKEKRCNMPNHPPQCQVWKKSHFGRCDGSGVRCFTYQREGHMSRECPQNKNHMQRRSTGRVYTLDARKAKSNNALIVGTCLVNNHPCFVLFDCGATHSFVSIQCMKRLGLQSIPLSPHMVVTTAMDDVVETPLICENCLLSVNGRIFQIDLICLPLKKVDVVLGMDWLSANSVFIGCEEKLNIIPSSETTPKDVLTTILEGTFGMVNFLFDKEKSVLLVLTKESSNNLSVMQIPIVCEFPEVFPEDVTSLPPKREVEFSIDLIPETTPIFISPYRMAPLELRELKNQLEELLIKHFI; encoded by the coding sequence ATGGACAGAGAGACCAAGGGAGGCCAGGTAGCCAGTTTAGGCCTAGATCTCAGGCTTTCAAAGGAAAAAAGGTGCAACATGCCTAACCATCCACCTCAATGTCAAGTGTGGAAGAAGTCTCATTTTGGAAGATGTGATGGAAGTGGAGTTAGGTGTTTTACTTATCAGAGGGAGGGACACATGTCTAGGGAATGTCCTCAGAATAAGAATCATATGCAGAGGAGGAGCACCGGTCGAGTTTACACTTTGGATGCAAGGAAGGCTAAGAGCAACAATGCCTTAATTGTTGGTACGTGTCTCGTCAATAATCATCCTTGTTTCGTATTGTTTGATTGTGGGGCGACACACTCTTTTGTATCAATTCAATGCATGAAGCGTCTTGGCTTGCAATCAATTCCCTTGTCTCCTCATATGGTGGTTACTACCGCTATGGATGATGTGGTTGAGACACcgttgatttgtgaaaattgtttACTCTCGGTGAATGGTAGAATTTTCCAGATTGATCTTATTTGTTTACCACTTAAGAAGGTTGACGTGGTTCTGGGGATGGATTGGCTTTCCGCCAATTCGGTGTTTATTGGATGTGAAGAGAAGTTGAATATCATTCCATCTAGTGAAACTACTCCAAAGGATGTATTAACTACTATCTTGGAAGGTACGTTTGGTATGGTTAATTTCTTATTTGATAAGGAAAAGTCAGTTCTCTTGGTACTTACCAAGGAATCTAGCAATAATCTAAGTGTTATGCAAATTCCTATCGTTTGTGAATTTCCGGAAGTTTTCCCTGAGGATGTCACCTCTCTTCCTCCTAAAAGGGAAGTGGAATTCTCTATTGATCTGATACCTGAGACGACTCCAATCTTCATTTCTCCGTATCGCATGGCGCCACTAGAGTTGAGAGAGTTGAAGAATCAATTGGAAGAGTTGTTAATCAAGCATTTCATCTGA
- the LOC127084159 gene encoding transcription factor TGA3 isoform X2, with amino-acid sequence MDIYEPFQQVSMWGDSFKVESGLSSVASSPMLMVNTTSIENKSEYVPHEPRESSGADQETTDTKVLRRLAQNREAARKSRLRKKAYVQQLETSRLKLMQLELEIGRARKQGMCNGNSLDTSFMGSSETINPGIVAFEIEYGNWVEESHRRNNELRSVFQGNAPEVQLGHCVQNVLDHYADLFRMKADAAKADVLYLISGVWKASAERLFLWIGGSRPSQLLNLIVPQLELLTDPQIASIKKLCLCSQQAEDALSQGLDKLQQSLVQDMSVDPFSGVNHGMQMAFAIGKFEALEGFVAQADHLRQQTLIHMSRILSTRQAARGLIALGEYFHRLQTLCSLWTSRPCNSMISPKISP; translated from the exons ATGGACATATATGAGCCATTCCAACAAGTTAGCATGTGGGGTGATAGCTTTAAAGTTGAAAGTGGTTTGAGTTCAGTTGCTTCTTCACCAATGTTAATGGTGAACACTACTAGCATAGAGAACAAG AGTGAATATGTTCCTCATGAACCAAGAGAGTCTTCTGGAGCTGATCAAGAGACTACAGATACTAAG GTGCTAAGACGACTCGCACAGAATCGCGAGGCTGCTAGGAAAAGTCGATTGCGCAAAAAG GCTTATGTTCAACAATTAGAAACAAGCAGATTGAAGCTGATGCAACTGGAGTTGGAGATTGGAAGAGCAAGAAAGCAG GGTATGTGCAATGGAAATTCATTAGATACAAGTTTTATGGGATCATCTGAAACAATAAATCCAG GAATTGTCGCGTTTGAAATTGAATATGGAAATTGGGTCGAGGAGAGTCATAGGCGAAACAATGAGCTCAGAAGTGTATTTCAAGGGAACGCGCCTGAAGTGCAGCTTGGTCACTGTGTTCAGAATGTCTTGGATCATTACGCGGATCTTTTTCGAATGAAAGCAGACGCTGCAAAGGCTGATGTGCTTTATTTAATCTCGGGCGTATGGAAAGCATCGGCCGAACGCCTTTTCCTATGGATCGGAGGGTCACGCCCGTCACAGCTTCTAAAT CTAATTGTGCCGCAGCTTGAGCTATTGACCGATCCACAAATCGCTAGCATAAAAAAGCTTTGTCTGTGTTCTCAGCAAGCTGAAGATGCTCTTTCGCAAGGACTCGATAAACTCCAGCAGAGTCTTGTACAAGACATGTCAGTTGATCCATTCAGTGGAGTAAATCATGGAATGCAGATGGCTTTTGCTATAGGAAAATTCGAAGCACTGGAAGGTTTTGTAGCCCAGGCAGATCACCTTAGGCAGCAAACTCTGATACACATGTCGCGAATCCTGTCTACTCGTCAAGCGGCTAGAGGCTTGATTGCTCTCGGGGAATATTTTCATCGTCTTCAAACTCTTTGTTCTCTTTGGACTTCTCGTCCTTGTAACTCGATGATATCGCCTAAGATTAGTCCTTAG
- the LOC127084159 gene encoding transcription factor TGA3 isoform X1 has product MDIYEPFQQVSMWGDSFKVESGLSSVASSPMLMVNTTSIENKSEYVPHEPRESSGADQETTDTKVLRRLAQNREAARKSRLRKKAYVQQLETSRLKLMQLELEIGRARKQLQGMCNGNSLDTSFMGSSETINPGIVAFEIEYGNWVEESHRRNNELRSVFQGNAPEVQLGHCVQNVLDHYADLFRMKADAAKADVLYLISGVWKASAERLFLWIGGSRPSQLLNLIVPQLELLTDPQIASIKKLCLCSQQAEDALSQGLDKLQQSLVQDMSVDPFSGVNHGMQMAFAIGKFEALEGFVAQADHLRQQTLIHMSRILSTRQAARGLIALGEYFHRLQTLCSLWTSRPCNSMISPKISP; this is encoded by the exons ATGGACATATATGAGCCATTCCAACAAGTTAGCATGTGGGGTGATAGCTTTAAAGTTGAAAGTGGTTTGAGTTCAGTTGCTTCTTCACCAATGTTAATGGTGAACACTACTAGCATAGAGAACAAG AGTGAATATGTTCCTCATGAACCAAGAGAGTCTTCTGGAGCTGATCAAGAGACTACAGATACTAAG GTGCTAAGACGACTCGCACAGAATCGCGAGGCTGCTAGGAAAAGTCGATTGCGCAAAAAG GCTTATGTTCAACAATTAGAAACAAGCAGATTGAAGCTGATGCAACTGGAGTTGGAGATTGGAAGAGCAAGAAAGCAG TTGCAGGGTATGTGCAATGGAAATTCATTAGATACAAGTTTTATGGGATCATCTGAAACAATAAATCCAG GAATTGTCGCGTTTGAAATTGAATATGGAAATTGGGTCGAGGAGAGTCATAGGCGAAACAATGAGCTCAGAAGTGTATTTCAAGGGAACGCGCCTGAAGTGCAGCTTGGTCACTGTGTTCAGAATGTCTTGGATCATTACGCGGATCTTTTTCGAATGAAAGCAGACGCTGCAAAGGCTGATGTGCTTTATTTAATCTCGGGCGTATGGAAAGCATCGGCCGAACGCCTTTTCCTATGGATCGGAGGGTCACGCCCGTCACAGCTTCTAAAT CTAATTGTGCCGCAGCTTGAGCTATTGACCGATCCACAAATCGCTAGCATAAAAAAGCTTTGTCTGTGTTCTCAGCAAGCTGAAGATGCTCTTTCGCAAGGACTCGATAAACTCCAGCAGAGTCTTGTACAAGACATGTCAGTTGATCCATTCAGTGGAGTAAATCATGGAATGCAGATGGCTTTTGCTATAGGAAAATTCGAAGCACTGGAAGGTTTTGTAGCCCAGGCAGATCACCTTAGGCAGCAAACTCTGATACACATGTCGCGAATCCTGTCTACTCGTCAAGCGGCTAGAGGCTTGATTGCTCTCGGGGAATATTTTCATCGTCTTCAAACTCTTTGTTCTCTTTGGACTTCTCGTCCTTGTAACTCGATGATATCGCCTAAGATTAGTCCTTAG